A genomic segment from Halobacteriovorax sp. HLS encodes:
- a CDS encoding ABC transporter ATP-binding protein — MSEKQYLHKDEQDETNVKNKFISDFSAIKFLMRYAAPRKKSFFIALFLMLLSSLVAIFSSRSMGFLVEKGLLVKDIDASTFWAISIIALEILGLAFQWSGRRILIINASSTILDIRKSLFNFIHKLPLNFYDRQPQGRVITRLTHDVEGVEEFFTSTIGRFVNAIFMAIIAASAMCITDLKLGLILVSSMLPAVLFVFATKKKVRDVNRSMSKHSSALNSKLNEYINGIDVIRSYGLEQWSRQNFDDAVISHQQAQLSANFLYAWSRPFTAFLCSLPLMGLVFFGGKAVMAGTLSVGVFVAFIRYCERFFSPIMMLAREIHVIQQALTSGERVASFFSHETELDVLGNNGSLNSVDLEGRIEFSNVWMSYNLDDWVLKDVSFNIEKGQKIGLVGTTGCGKTTTVSLLSRLYEFQKGDILVDGISIRDYERNFLRKSIGFVSQDPIIFHGSLRENLSADKDTTDEVLLDCAKTTGLLQVMQESAITLDSIVLENGENLSVGERQLLSLTRVLLQNPRILILDEATANIDPHYEKIIHNAVNEIMESKTCLIIAHRLDTIMSCDNLLVFNKGRLVESGNPRALLESKGFFASLQKATDKVQLKES, encoded by the coding sequence ATGAGTGAGAAACAATATCTACATAAAGATGAACAAGATGAAACTAACGTAAAGAATAAGTTTATTAGTGATTTTAGTGCTATTAAATTTCTTATGCGCTATGCTGCCCCTAGAAAGAAGAGCTTCTTCATTGCTCTTTTTCTAATGTTGCTAAGTTCTCTTGTGGCAATTTTCTCTTCTAGATCAATGGGGTTTCTAGTTGAAAAAGGTCTCCTCGTTAAGGATATTGATGCCTCAACATTTTGGGCCATTAGTATTATCGCTCTTGAAATCCTGGGACTAGCTTTTCAGTGGAGCGGTAGACGAATTCTAATTATAAATGCTTCTTCGACGATTTTAGATATTAGAAAGTCTCTATTTAACTTTATTCATAAATTACCCCTTAATTTCTACGATAGACAACCTCAGGGAAGAGTTATAACTAGACTTACTCATGATGTTGAAGGTGTGGAAGAATTTTTTACCTCAACTATTGGTCGCTTTGTTAATGCAATCTTTATGGCAATTATCGCAGCAAGTGCGATGTGTATAACAGATTTAAAGTTGGGACTTATTCTCGTAAGCTCCATGCTTCCGGCCGTCTTATTCGTATTTGCAACTAAGAAAAAAGTCCGTGATGTAAATAGAAGTATGTCTAAACACTCAAGTGCGCTTAATTCTAAATTAAATGAATATATTAATGGTATAGATGTCATTCGCTCATATGGACTTGAGCAATGGTCTAGACAGAATTTTGATGATGCTGTGATTAGCCACCAGCAGGCCCAATTAAGTGCGAATTTTCTTTATGCATGGTCTAGACCTTTTACTGCATTTCTCTGTTCGCTACCATTAATGGGCCTTGTCTTTTTCGGTGGTAAGGCCGTCATGGCCGGAACTCTTAGCGTAGGAGTTTTTGTTGCATTTATCAGATACTGTGAAAGATTCTTTTCTCCTATCATGATGTTGGCGCGAGAGATCCACGTTATTCAACAGGCCCTAACAAGTGGTGAGAGGGTTGCAAGCTTCTTTTCTCATGAAACAGAATTAGATGTACTGGGAAATAATGGATCTCTTAATTCAGTTGATCTCGAAGGTAGAATTGAGTTTTCTAACGTTTGGATGAGTTATAATCTCGATGATTGGGTTTTAAAAGATGTTAGCTTTAATATTGAAAAAGGACAGAAGATCGGACTTGTTGGAACTACTGGTTGTGGTAAAACCACAACTGTGAGTCTTCTATCTCGATTATATGAGTTTCAAAAGGGTGACATTCTGGTTGATGGTATCTCAATTAGAGATTATGAGCGTAATTTTTTAAGAAAATCTATCGGCTTCGTTTCGCAGGACCCAATCATCTTTCATGGCAGCTTAAGAGAGAACTTAAGTGCAGACAAGGACACTACTGACGAAGTTCTACTTGATTGTGCTAAAACAACAGGTCTTTTGCAAGTAATGCAAGAATCAGCAATAACTCTAGATTCAATTGTTTTAGAAAATGGAGAAAACCTAAGTGTAGGCGAGAGACAATTACTTAGTTTAACCAGAGTACTATTGCAAAACCCTCGGATACTTATCCTTGATGAAGCAACCGCAAATATAGATCCGCACTATGAGAAGATTATTCATAATGCCGTTAATGAGATTATGGAATCTAAGACTTGTCTTATTATTGCTCATCGACTTGATACAATTATGAGCTGCGATAATCTTCTTGTTTTCAATAAAGGCCGACTAGTTGAGTCCGGAAACCCTAGGGCGTTACTTGAAAGTAAAGGTTTCTTTGCGAGTTTACAAAAGGCCACGGATAAAGTTCAACTTAAGGAATCTTGA
- a CDS encoding aminomethyltransferase beta-barrel domain-containing protein, translating into MNKVDRNTREIVVVGMDGGLESTVAAYLLKKQGLNVIGLGVIFHEYDYPCFKTWNPADLDKVKLICDQLEIPFYGTNVSSLFYARVIEPVVSTKLAGESFEAIIAWNKVLLETLISKAKQLKATMVSTGHMAKVFKNQKSGVYSLLVPNDVANDETYGLSRLSQAELSMLVFPLAEIKSTEVEKIAGLLGIKFLKDNKASKEIRKSFFYDPEFVDIVERFSPPSLRKEGILINYNDETTVGEHDGVHLYHLNQSELHVRGTSQLDKNLHVIKIYPGKQLVYVDYIDRHYYTHCRLMRFSHDPSMDLSRPMKCYVQTEPNGEKLPCTLYFKNNRTVVVEFEKERTGQCPRGGYQVFYNKRGIGGKVIGSGVVRHAGFFDDGEFRTLPKSKIEEELTGEKEERKVVEFEL; encoded by the coding sequence ATGAATAAGGTTGATAGAAATACTCGGGAAATAGTAGTTGTTGGTATGGATGGTGGACTGGAATCTACTGTGGCCGCATATCTACTAAAGAAACAAGGTTTAAATGTAATTGGTCTTGGAGTCATTTTTCATGAATATGATTACCCTTGTTTTAAAACTTGGAATCCCGCAGATCTTGATAAGGTTAAACTTATTTGTGATCAACTAGAAATTCCTTTTTATGGAACTAATGTATCATCTCTTTTCTATGCCAGAGTTATCGAGCCTGTTGTTTCTACAAAGTTGGCGGGAGAGAGTTTTGAAGCAATTATAGCTTGGAATAAAGTTCTGCTTGAAACCCTTATTTCAAAGGCAAAGCAGTTAAAGGCCACTATGGTTTCTACTGGTCATATGGCCAAAGTATTCAAAAACCAAAAGTCTGGTGTCTATAGTCTCTTAGTTCCAAACGATGTCGCTAATGACGAAACCTATGGACTTAGTAGATTATCTCAAGCTGAACTGTCTATGCTTGTTTTTCCATTGGCCGAAATAAAAAGCACAGAAGTCGAAAAGATTGCAGGCCTTCTTGGTATAAAATTTCTTAAAGATAATAAGGCGAGTAAGGAAATAAGAAAATCATTCTTCTATGATCCTGAGTTTGTCGATATCGTCGAACGTTTCTCTCCGCCTAGTCTGCGAAAAGAAGGAATACTTATCAATTATAACGATGAGACTACTGTAGGAGAGCATGACGGAGTTCATCTCTATCACTTAAACCAATCTGAGTTACATGTCAGGGGGACTAGTCAATTAGATAAGAACCTTCATGTTATAAAGATCTATCCTGGAAAGCAGTTGGTGTACGTGGATTACATAGATCGTCATTATTATACTCATTGTAGATTAATGCGTTTTTCCCACGACCCTTCAATGGATTTATCAAGACCCATGAAGTGTTATGTTCAAACTGAGCCTAACGGTGAGAAGCTGCCTTGTACTTTATATTTTAAAAATAACAGAACTGTAGTTGTGGAATTCGAAAAAGAACGTACTGGACAATGTCCTCGCGGTGGATATCAGGTTTTCTACAATAAAAGAGGTATTGGTGGAAAAGTTATTGGTTCTGGTGTTGTTAGGCATGCCGGCTTCTTCGATGATGGCGAGTTCAGGACATTGCCAAAGAGTAAAATAGAAGAAGAATTAACTGGTGAAAAAGAAGAGAGAAAAGTTGTTGAATTTGAATTGTAG
- a CDS encoding DNA cytosine methyltransferase, with the protein MTKKNTLNFIDIFAGAGGLSCGLELAGLNCLLGIDYDKYAMQTFAKNHRKAQAFCGDIRKLQKKELLEKLDGNPVHLVVGGPPCQGFSTVGLGNPDDMRNTLFLEFCRVVRITKPYFVIIENVTGLLAKKNEDTLQNIFKKFKSLGYDMDVQVMSSQNYGVPEKRRRTILIGTRINVEIEFPKKTHDVVIAKTHRPSMTVGDALSNLATKSGEFLNHDLDSAHLKSKIEKKRIARIPEGKGIRYEADEKKYFTPSLKLGVDWKNLRENRFRQTKYQRLDRSLPSPTIMTHRHSYFHPVEDRYLTQREAAALQSFPNNFEFMGPLSAQWRQIGNAVPPLMAKAIGKSILKMYKNYLNERDSKALKKENTKTRIRNVRETAFVYKK; encoded by the coding sequence ATGACAAAGAAAAATACTTTGAATTTTATCGACATCTTCGCGGGTGCAGGCGGACTCTCGTGCGGGCTAGAACTCGCAGGACTCAATTGCCTACTGGGAATAGATTACGACAAATATGCAATGCAGACATTTGCAAAGAATCACCGTAAGGCACAAGCTTTTTGTGGTGATATAAGAAAGCTTCAAAAGAAAGAATTGCTAGAGAAGTTAGATGGTAACCCAGTTCATCTCGTTGTTGGTGGACCTCCATGCCAAGGTTTTTCAACTGTAGGCCTAGGTAATCCTGATGACATGAGAAACACTCTCTTTCTTGAATTTTGTCGTGTGGTAAGAATAACCAAACCATACTTCGTCATTATTGAGAATGTAACAGGACTTCTTGCTAAAAAGAATGAGGATACTTTACAGAATATCTTTAAAAAATTTAAATCTCTTGGATACGATATGGATGTCCAAGTTATGTCCTCACAAAACTATGGTGTTCCAGAAAAGAGAAGAAGAACTATTCTTATTGGAACAAGAATAAATGTAGAAATAGAATTTCCAAAGAAAACCCATGATGTCGTCATTGCAAAAACCCATCGTCCTTCGATGACTGTGGGTGATGCTCTTAGTAATCTCGCAACGAAATCAGGTGAGTTCCTAAATCATGACCTTGATAGTGCGCACTTGAAATCGAAGATAGAGAAAAAGAGAATTGCGAGAATTCCTGAAGGTAAAGGTATTCGCTACGAAGCTGATGAGAAGAAGTACTTTACTCCATCACTAAAGCTTGGTGTGGACTGGAAGAATCTAAGAGAGAATAGATTTCGTCAAACAAAGTATCAAAGACTTGATCGCTCACTTCCAAGTCCAACAATTATGACACATAGACATAGTTACTTTCATCCAGTTGAGGATAGATACTTAACTCAAAGAGAAGCTGCTGCCCTACAGAGTTTTCCGAATAATTTTGAATTCATGGGACCTCTTTCTGCACAGTGGAGACAAATTGGTAATGCGGTACCTCCTCTTATGGCCAAAGCAATCGGAAAGAGCATATTAAAAATGTATAAGAATTATCTAAACGAAAGAGACTCTAAAGCATTAAAAAAAGAAAATACAAAAACGAGAATTAGAAATGTTAGAGAGACAGCTTTTGTTTACAAGAAATAA
- a CDS encoding ABC transporter ATP-binding protein yields the protein MSNSSSLSIWKTYISDHKTNYIIGILMVLLTNICQVLTTRIVGWVINFLNSDPIPKYFIGQNDLDTFYRIFWIFVICRILITIGRMGWRITLGRQTHMASAYLRKKIWDNVRYFKRGDLNTSFTKGHLMNASNSDVNSSRFIFGFTIVGFVDVLFLGILTIASMLLISWKMTIVSIVVLSILPVLVKKLSASEIIKFKRSQKKLGEFNDLVSQVISTVKLQRLTQTAHFWVKRLVDSADKYKDVRRDALETSLKYIPVMGGSSVVSYIVLFALGMNLVISNQMSVGDFVTMQGLIFLLQDPLMEMGFIISDWKKGTTSLERLNEIYINEKEDHLFNKGEPIKEDEYVLKVKDLSFSYAESEGELINKLNLSLLPGERFGITGAIGTGKTTLLNLLSGIERNYTGKIFFHGRDFNSYEHNELRNYISIVQQRPFLFADTIKKNICMDNDLSDEDIWYYLELAGLDEDVKNFENKLDTALGEWGINLSGGQKQRLTLARALARNPKVLFLDDCLSAVDTVTEEKILQNLDRELSSTTLVWVAHRKSTLKYCSKFLHLDRLEGDTNE from the coding sequence ATGTCTAACTCATCATCTCTTTCTATTTGGAAAACATATATTAGTGACCATAAGACCAATTATATAATTGGTATACTTATGGTGCTTCTAACTAATATTTGCCAAGTTCTTACAACTCGAATCGTTGGCTGGGTAATTAACTTTCTAAATTCTGATCCTATTCCTAAATACTTCATTGGGCAAAACGATTTAGATACTTTTTATCGTATCTTTTGGATCTTTGTTATTTGTCGAATACTTATCACCATTGGTCGAATGGGCTGGAGAATTACTCTTGGTAGACAAACACATATGGCCTCCGCTTATCTTCGAAAAAAAATCTGGGATAACGTAAGATATTTTAAAAGAGGGGACCTTAACACTTCTTTTACTAAGGGGCACTTAATGAATGCCTCAAATAGTGATGTTAATTCTTCTCGATTTATATTTGGATTCACTATCGTTGGTTTTGTTGATGTCCTATTCCTGGGAATTCTAACAATCGCTTCGATGTTATTAATCAGTTGGAAGATGACAATTGTTTCTATCGTTGTGCTCTCTATATTACCTGTGCTGGTGAAGAAGTTATCCGCCAGTGAAATTATAAAATTTAAGCGATCTCAGAAAAAGCTGGGTGAGTTTAATGATCTTGTTTCTCAGGTCATTAGTACTGTGAAGCTACAGAGGCTAACTCAGACGGCACATTTTTGGGTTAAGAGACTAGTTGATAGTGCGGATAAGTACAAAGACGTTAGAAGAGATGCACTTGAAACTTCATTAAAGTATATCCCCGTTATGGGAGGCTCCTCTGTTGTAAGTTATATTGTTCTCTTTGCTTTAGGAATGAATCTTGTTATTTCAAACCAAATGAGTGTCGGAGACTTTGTGACAATGCAAGGGCTCATCTTTCTTTTACAAGATCCTCTCATGGAAATGGGCTTTATTATTTCTGACTGGAAAAAAGGGACGACAAGTCTTGAAAGACTTAATGAGATTTATATCAACGAGAAAGAAGATCACCTCTTCAATAAAGGTGAACCAATTAAAGAAGACGAATATGTTTTAAAAGTTAAAGACCTAAGTTTCTCTTATGCTGAAAGTGAAGGAGAATTAATTAACAAGTTAAATCTTTCTTTGCTTCCTGGTGAGCGATTTGGAATCACTGGAGCGATTGGAACAGGGAAAACAACGCTTTTAAATCTTTTAAGTGGGATAGAGAGAAACTATACTGGTAAGATTTTTTTTCACGGAAGAGACTTCAACTCCTATGAGCATAATGAACTTAGAAATTATATTAGCATTGTTCAACAAAGACCTTTTCTATTTGCGGACACTATCAAGAAAAATATTTGTATGGACAATGATCTTAGTGACGAAGATATTTGGTACTACCTTGAATTGGCCGGACTTGATGAAGATGTTAAAAACTTTGAAAATAAATTAGATACTGCCTTAGGTGAGTGGGGAATTAACTTATCAGGTGGGCAAAAGCAGCGCTTGACCTTGGCCAGGGCCTTAGCAAGGAATCCAAAAGTTCTATTCTTGGATGATTGTTTAAGTGCAGTGGATACGGTTACTGAAGAGAAGATATTACAAAACCTTGATCGAGAATTAAGCTCAACAACGCTTGTCTGGGTCGCCCATAGAAAGTCCACTTTGAAGTACTGCTCTAAGTTTCTTCATCTAGATAGACTTGAAGGTGATACTAATGAGTGA
- a CDS encoding M28 family metallopeptidase, translating to MLNLNCRILLLFLLINVATSASGNFVLRDYDKNIQSMSSVRNIFRKYKKNYLINHLRDFVRCCGPNRMVGTNSHAKVAPWLVNRIKNLDSKSLLYVDEFVPDIDHGISIYRKDFQKEIAGKYPKDSETYIKWNNFTNSMIAQLEKFRQVKGKNIIWEKKGTISPQEVIILGAHYDTIAYDKKNLSIDFSAKQPGADNNASGVASLLSLIEVLSEVSTPKTIRIVFFDFQEFGFLGSRAFVQKYKSTLRKEKFAGFVNLLMLGHDSKSSDKKKKYNNFKAYIRKESDASHGLDSKLISSLKRAGDKSSSGIRFDVVSSSFNSGDHISFWDESFAAVTFSQNWEDDFNSTRHHTSNDFVETLNFKTLYNAFSYIGASTLAWSYDIF from the coding sequence TTGTTGAATTTGAATTGTAGAATCTTATTATTATTTTTATTAATAAATGTGGCCACATCTGCCAGTGGAAACTTTGTTCTAAGAGATTACGACAAGAATATTCAGAGTATGTCCTCTGTTAGAAATATTTTTAGAAAGTATAAGAAGAATTATCTAATTAATCACTTAAGAGATTTTGTAAGGTGCTGTGGTCCAAATAGAATGGTTGGTACGAATTCCCATGCCAAAGTCGCTCCTTGGTTAGTTAACAGAATTAAGAATTTAGACTCCAAGTCTTTGCTCTATGTTGATGAATTTGTACCAGATATAGATCACGGAATCTCTATCTATCGAAAAGACTTTCAAAAAGAAATTGCAGGTAAGTATCCTAAAGACTCTGAGACTTATATTAAGTGGAATAACTTTACCAATTCAATGATTGCTCAACTTGAAAAATTCAGACAAGTAAAGGGTAAGAATATCATTTGGGAGAAAAAGGGAACGATCTCACCTCAAGAAGTAATCATTCTTGGTGCCCATTACGATACCATTGCCTATGATAAGAAAAACCTGTCTATAGACTTTTCGGCCAAACAACCTGGAGCAGATAATAATGCCTCGGGTGTGGCGTCCCTTCTTTCTTTAATTGAAGTTCTATCGGAAGTTAGTACTCCTAAAACGATCAGGATCGTATTCTTTGATTTTCAAGAATTTGGTTTTCTTGGCTCTAGGGCCTTTGTTCAAAAGTATAAGTCTACTCTTAGAAAAGAGAAATTTGCAGGCTTTGTTAACTTATTGATGCTAGGCCATGACTCAAAATCTAGTGATAAGAAAAAGAAGTATAACAACTTTAAGGCCTATATTAGAAAAGAATCTGATGCTTCTCATGGCCTTGATTCTAAACTTATTTCTAGTTTAAAAAGGGCCGGAGATAAGTCATCAAGTGGAATCCGGTTCGATGTTGTTTCTAGCAGCTTCAACTCGGGAGATCATATTAGTTTTTGGGACGAGTCCTTTGCAGCAGTGACTTTTTCACAAAATTGGGAAGATGACTTTAACTCCACTAGACACCATACATCCAATGATTTTGTTGAAACTTTG
- a CDS encoding Ppx/GppA phosphatase family protein, translating into MLERQLLFTRNNFYLLVTLVFLSSCSTTSKQNCLINRAAFDIGSGSTKMTVAKVDQCKNQIVEVLFEDQSSVTYKESLYENNNSFSEKIIKEGIEELQELKQTALDLGVKEFQGLATEAFRNANNGTETIDRIISETGIGIKVITQELEARYGYLGAKTKHPFSDKDNIVVWDIGGGSMQMTYVEDGKFHFYLGKLASVSFKEKVLENYYGAGTKSPNPLGKSKAKKSLALSRFFAHGNVPEHVKKYIERARVFGIGGVHYYSIRKQALKKGHIYNQPQLRIALNKRSKLSDRQIGGKYAPTDVTNIALVLGFMEALGIRKVESYKVNMSHGLFLDQDLW; encoded by the coding sequence ATGTTAGAGAGACAGCTTTTGTTTACAAGAAATAATTTTTACCTTCTAGTTACACTCGTATTCTTATCGAGTTGCTCCACAACTAGTAAGCAAAACTGCCTTATTAACAGGGCCGCTTTTGACATTGGTTCGGGCTCAACTAAGATGACTGTTGCAAAAGTGGACCAGTGTAAGAATCAAATTGTAGAAGTACTTTTTGAAGATCAAAGTTCAGTGACATATAAAGAATCATTATATGAAAATAATAATAGCTTTTCAGAAAAGATTATCAAAGAAGGTATTGAAGAGCTTCAAGAGCTAAAGCAAACTGCGCTAGATCTAGGAGTAAAGGAATTTCAGGGATTAGCAACTGAGGCCTTTAGGAACGCGAACAACGGAACTGAGACCATAGACAGAATAATTAGTGAAACAGGTATTGGAATTAAGGTCATTACTCAAGAGCTAGAAGCAAGATATGGCTACCTTGGGGCCAAGACGAAACACCCATTTAGCGATAAAGACAATATTGTCGTTTGGGATATCGGTGGCGGATCAATGCAGATGACCTATGTTGAAGATGGTAAGTTTCATTTCTATCTCGGAAAACTTGCAAGCGTAAGTTTCAAAGAAAAAGTTTTAGAAAATTACTACGGTGCTGGGACGAAATCCCCTAATCCTCTAGGAAAGTCAAAGGCGAAGAAATCACTTGCCCTATCAAGATTCTTTGCCCATGGAAATGTTCCAGAGCACGTAAAGAAGTATATTGAAAGAGCGAGAGTCTTTGGTATAGGCGGAGTTCATTACTACTCAATTCGTAAGCAGGCCTTGAAGAAAGGTCATATATACAATCAACCACAACTGAGAATTGCCCTTAATAAAAGGTCTAAGCTAAGTGATAGGCAAATTGGAGGAAAGTATGCCCCAACAGATGTCACAAATATTGCCTTAGTACTAGGTTTTATGGAAGCATTAGGAATCAGAAAGGTTGAGTCTTATAAAGTAAATATGTCTCACGGACTCTTTTTAGATCAAGACTTATGGTAA
- a CDS encoding ATP-binding protein codes for MNFKTYEQLKEYLLKNHCKDDEVTISRSELESLTLESAVEVDSLYENIFDAVPCTISVVNSEMEYIKVNSTLAQLCDLAPTDFIGNKVGFYTDNKFFFNFVKKLFNSSQSSISQEIKSTVNGIDHIFWVSANKINNSQEAVLIGVDITDIKRLEGQVQFNEKLTALGEMVAGIIHDIKNPLTVISGSAQMLKRLGPQNPEKLEKIAYRIEATSDRILKIVDSIKVFARTGEDDPFVKQDIIKIFDESVDICNHKFHQSHIDLKVVGRDRKFIEEVNETRIFQVFVNLLSNACDAINELEEIEKWVSVEFLPDLKQVKLRDCGKGIDPKVSEKIFSSFYTTKGVGVGSGLGLSNCKRIMQEHSGDIFVDHSDDNTCFVIQFASN; via the coding sequence ATGAATTTTAAAACTTACGAACAGCTTAAAGAATATCTTTTAAAGAATCATTGTAAAGATGATGAGGTGACAATCTCTCGATCTGAGCTAGAGTCATTAACTCTTGAGTCGGCGGTTGAGGTTGATTCTTTATACGAGAATATATTTGATGCTGTTCCTTGCACTATTTCAGTTGTAAATTCAGAAATGGAATATATTAAAGTTAACTCTACTTTAGCGCAGCTTTGTGATTTAGCACCTACTGACTTTATTGGAAACAAAGTAGGTTTCTACACGGATAATAAGTTCTTCTTTAACTTTGTAAAAAAACTCTTTAATTCCTCTCAATCGTCAATTTCTCAGGAGATTAAATCCACTGTTAATGGTATTGACCATATCTTTTGGGTAAGTGCTAATAAGATTAATAACTCTCAAGAGGCAGTTCTTATTGGCGTCGATATAACAGATATTAAAAGACTTGAAGGTCAGGTTCAATTCAATGAAAAGCTTACCGCCTTAGGTGAAATGGTGGCAGGAATTATTCACGATATAAAAAATCCACTAACAGTCATCTCAGGAAGTGCTCAGATGCTCAAACGTCTAGGTCCACAGAATCCTGAGAAATTAGAGAAAATTGCATATAGGATAGAGGCAACTTCAGATAGAATTTTAAAAATCGTAGACTCTATAAAAGTATTTGCACGTACTGGTGAAGATGATCCTTTTGTAAAACAAGATATTATTAAAATCTTTGATGAGTCTGTTGATATTTGTAATCATAAATTTCATCAATCTCATATTGATTTGAAAGTTGTAGGAAGAGATCGTAAATTTATTGAAGAAGTTAATGAGACTCGTATTTTTCAAGTCTTTGTTAATCTTCTAAGTAATGCTTGTGATGCAATTAATGAACTAGAAGAAATAGAAAAGTGGGTTAGTGTTGAATTTCTTCCAGACCTAAAACAAGTTAAACTAAGAGACTGCGGTAAGGGAATAGACCCTAAAGTGAGTGAGAAAATATTCAGCTCATTCTATACAACTAAAGGTGTTGGAGTCGGCTCTGGCCTGGGTCTATCTAATTGTAAGAGAATTATGCAAGAGCATAGTGGTGATATCTTTGTGGATCATAGTGATGATAATACGTGCTTTGTTATTCAGTTTGCAAGTAACTAA
- a CDS encoding alpha/beta fold hydrolase produces MVKALFIIALSLCVYSCTSTPTVDYKELYSKKEHGSKFLEIDGQMIHYRSFGKGRPVLLLHGICDSLHTWRHWKDGLVQSKFQFISIDLPGYGLTGQWNKSYTTQNYIDLINKFLQKLEIENVSIIGNSLGGYMAWNYALKYPNKVNKLVLISPAGYPLDPPFVVHFGQDKFTRWLATTFSNQFIYKKISESVFYDASKLSQYDNDRFYHLSLIPGNAQAYMDTFNVILKLSKQVPNLKELKTPTLLLWGKEDAWIPYEQTSKWKEDVENLKHISYEKVGHVPQLEIPQRSLKDIISYLQTE; encoded by the coding sequence ATGGTAAAAGCTCTTTTCATAATAGCGCTCAGTTTGTGTGTATATTCATGCACATCAACACCTACAGTAGATTACAAAGAGCTATATTCTAAAAAAGAACATGGTAGCAAATTCTTAGAAATCGATGGCCAAATGATTCACTATAGATCATTTGGTAAAGGTAGGCCTGTACTTCTTTTGCACGGTATTTGTGATAGTCTACACACCTGGCGTCACTGGAAGGATGGACTTGTCCAAAGTAAATTTCAGTTCATCTCTATTGATCTTCCCGGCTATGGGCTAACAGGCCAGTGGAATAAAAGTTACACAACACAGAATTATATAGATCTCATTAATAAGTTTTTGCAAAAGCTTGAAATAGAAAATGTATCAATTATAGGAAATAGCCTTGGTGGATATATGGCATGGAATTATGCTCTAAAGTATCCCAATAAAGTTAACAAACTAGTCTTAATCTCACCGGCAGGATATCCACTAGATCCTCCTTTTGTTGTTCACTTTGGGCAAGATAAGTTTACGAGATGGTTGGCCACAACTTTTTCAAACCAATTTATTTATAAAAAAATAAGTGAGTCAGTCTTCTATGATGCAAGCAAGCTATCCCAATACGATAATGATCGCTTCTATCACTTAAGCCTGATTCCAGGCAATGCACAAGCGTATATGGATACCTTTAATGTGATTCTTAAACTTTCTAAACAAGTACCGAATCTCAAAGAACTTAAAACACCTACTCTTCTACTTTGGGGAAAAGAAGATGCTTGGATACCTTATGAGCAAACCAGCAAGTGGAAAGAGGATGTAGAGAACTTAAAACATATTAGCTATGAGAAAGTAGGTCATGTTCCTCAACTTGAAATTCCTCAAAGAAGCTTAAAAGATATTATTAGTTACTTGCAAACTGAATAA